One window from the genome of Yarrowia lipolytica chromosome 1B, complete sequence encodes:
- a CDS encoding uncharacterized protein (Converted to coding from non-coding YALI0B05060g, similar to uniprot|Q12303 Saccharomyces cerevisiae YLR121c YPS3 GPI-anchored aspartyl protease 3 (yapsin 3) in frame stop codon) — METLTLRHQLSALEDNLVEYAVNITLGIPGQPFSVQIDTGSSDLWVKSDGSSGAFNKKASSTFQEDVPNGFAIAHGDKTSAIGDWVKDTINIGGVSIDQYSIDQYEFAMATQTNTDPVFGIGYPSNEASYVNNLGNGDQFQYDNLPIRLAKDGFINTPAYSLYLDSLQSQTDSLLFGAVDTSKFTGGLALLPFIKDEPSDPSPREFQVTLASVDINNAGSTTNALGTPRLAVLDSGTTLSLVPRVSSVATKNQVDGFTNINITYNCQGQKIVVPINQLFIPLNDSNGNQLYITINGSDEPAYSFLVGDNGSNSGQSVLGDGFLRSAYVVYDLKNNQAATGQVNYNGGAENLKEIDSNDIPSATAAPSVATWTADNDITSDYATATTQYSAHPSGQSSGNDPFGGDPFGSLGF, encoded by the exons CTTGTTGAGTACGCTGTGAACATCACTCTTGGTATACCCGGTCAGCCCTTCTCAGTTCAGATTGACACAGGCTCGTCTGACTTGTGGGTGAAGAGTGACGGCTCCTCCGGTGCAttcaacaagaaggctTCTTCTACTTTTCAGGAGGACGTTCCCAACGGCTTTGCAATTGCCCACGGAGACAAAACCTCTGCCATTGGAGATTGGGTCAAAGATACCATCAATATCGGTGGTGTTAGTATTGACCAGTATAGTATTGACCAGTATGAGTTCGCCATGGCTACTCAGACAAATACTGACCCGGTTTTTGGTATCGGCTACCCGAGCAACGAGGCGTCTTATGTCAATAACCTTGGAAATGGGGACCAGTTCCAGTACGACAATCTCCCCATTCGTCTAGCCAAGGACGGATTCATCAACACACCTGCTTATTCTCTGTACCTGGATTCTCTCCAGTCCCAAACTGactctcttctttttggtgCTGTGGATACTTCGAAGTTCACTGGAGGTCTTGCACTCCTCCCTTTTATCAAGGATGAGCCCTCTGACCCCTCTCCACGGGAGTTTCAAGTCACTCTCGCTTCTGTCGATATTAATAATGCAGGATCTACCACTAACGCTCTCGGCACTCCTCGTTTGGCTGTTTTGGATTCTGGAACGACCCTCTCCCTT GTCCCGCGAGTTAGTTCTGTGGCCACCAAGAACCAGGTCGATGGCTTCACCAACATCAATATCACCTACAACTGCCAGGGTCAGAAGATTGTGGTTCCCATCAACCAACTCTTTATTCCTCTCAATGATTCCAACGGAAACCAGCTCTACATCACTATCAACGGTAGCGATGAGCCTGCTTACAGTTTCCTGGTTGGTGATAATGGCAGCAATAGTGGCCAGAGTGTTCTTGGAGACGGTTTCCTCAGGTCTGCCTACGTTGTCTATGACCTCAAGAACAACCAGGCTGCCACTGGACAGGTTAACTATAACGGAGGTGCCGAaaacctcaaggagattgattCCAACGATATCCCCTCAGCCACAGCTGCTCCCTCAGTCGCCACATGGACAGCCGATAATGACATCACTTCTGATTACGCCACGGCCACCACTCAATACAGTGCCCACCCTTCGGGTCAGTCCAGCGGAAATGACCCTTTTGGGGGGGATCCTTTCGGAAGTCTTGGCTTCTAA